The following are encoded together in the Aerococcus mictus genome:
- a CDS encoding YfhO family protein, which translates to MKNFSKMNAVKRSLLLAAGLPVLILVFIYLFQGLFPFGNQTILTVDLGQQYIDFFQYYRETLLGNWQQIFYSFQKGMGGEMVGTWTYYLMSPFNLLLLPFPQKALPLACVCLVLAKSAAASASFFWLLYKNYGDHGPLTISFACFYSLMGYFSANQLNIMWLDGLVFLPLIILGIRDLIHHQRSTYYIISLALLLIANYYIGYMVCLFAMLFFLYELFGAQFTKRLKQAKFSFKQYFTSGLRFILSSVAAAGLAAFSLIPTYFALAQSKGSYQDLHFDWSFAYPLWQVISKLVVGPFNFDQMPEGLPNIFVPSLAILAALVFFLQRRFSWQEKLMSFLVLAFLLLSMNVKALNLIWHGFQYPIWYPYRFSFVFSFFVLYLAYRTVRQVEPLGNKPAIVTLCLIGLSTLTLALHYQDFSYISPNSLLFSTIAFVFSFFGLYYLSHSSMKTAPLLLLSALALIESMTNTALTLNSISYLNYDSYAQYLEVSQPLLARLQDDSGEDFYRIAKTFQRTKNDPMQLSYYGLDHFNSTIERSTTELFKALGQPTTTGSVNYSNGSLVTDSLFNVRYLINSQVQSQKEVEDKAYERRLVSHRPDFNHYPLVDQVQGFSAFKNPYALSLGFLVNEAISQMDLVPDQPIDNQDKLLAYLNDQDDRATKDSSLDFFQVRDFKRMDLTNLESDEPSRINTSYHKKDLESKSFIDFTLKIDSKHAYYLTVPGDLSEDDVTYYLDGKKLNYDKSYNSTQVFNIANQSSPGERIFTIEVKADSINLSQLNLYSLANQTFDQVMSNVADQKLHISRFADNHIKGRFEGKTHDQALLLTIPYNEGWRAQVNGKKVNLEPVLDRSMMVIKEIPQGENQLELRFCPQGLTLGIVISLSHVLVLCMLYRIKRK; encoded by the coding sequence ATGAAGAATTTTTCCAAAATGAATGCAGTTAAACGGTCGCTCTTATTAGCGGCCGGCCTCCCAGTTTTAATCCTGGTCTTTATTTACCTGTTTCAGGGTCTCTTTCCCTTTGGCAATCAGACGATTTTAACTGTGGACTTAGGCCAGCAATATATTGATTTCTTCCAATATTACCGGGAGACCCTGCTAGGCAATTGGCAGCAAATCTTCTACTCTTTCCAAAAGGGAATGGGAGGAGAGATGGTAGGAACTTGGACTTATTATTTAATGAGTCCCTTTAACCTCCTACTCCTCCCCTTTCCCCAAAAAGCCCTTCCCTTAGCCTGTGTCTGCCTGGTCCTAGCCAAGAGCGCAGCTGCTAGTGCTAGTTTTTTCTGGCTACTTTACAAAAATTATGGCGATCACGGCCCCTTAACCATCAGTTTTGCCTGTTTCTATAGTTTAATGGGCTATTTTTCCGCTAACCAACTCAATATCATGTGGCTAGATGGCCTGGTCTTTTTGCCTTTAATCATCCTAGGCATCCGGGACCTTATCCACCACCAAAGGAGCACTTACTATATCATTAGCCTGGCTCTCTTATTGATAGCCAATTATTATATCGGTTATATGGTTTGTCTTTTTGCTATGCTCTTCTTTCTTTATGAACTCTTTGGCGCCCAATTTACCAAGAGGCTTAAACAAGCAAAATTCTCATTCAAGCAATATTTTACTAGTGGCCTGCGCTTTATTTTGTCTTCCGTGGCAGCTGCCGGACTAGCAGCTTTCAGCCTTATTCCGACCTACTTTGCCCTGGCCCAAAGTAAAGGCAGCTACCAAGACCTTCATTTTGACTGGTCCTTTGCCTATCCACTCTGGCAGGTCATCAGCAAATTGGTGGTCGGCCCCTTTAACTTTGACCAAATGCCGGAGGGTTTACCTAATATCTTTGTCCCTTCCCTGGCCATTTTAGCGGCCCTGGTATTTTTCCTGCAAAGGCGGTTCAGCTGGCAAGAAAAACTGATGAGCTTTTTGGTCTTAGCTTTCTTACTCTTGTCCATGAATGTTAAAGCCCTAAATTTAATCTGGCATGGTTTTCAATATCCTATCTGGTACCCCTACCGTTTTTCCTTTGTCTTTTCTTTTTTCGTCCTTTACCTAGCTTATCGGACTGTAAGGCAAGTAGAACCTCTAGGTAATAAGCCAGCCATTGTGACCCTTTGCCTAATTGGTTTATCTACTCTGACCTTGGCCTTACACTACCAGGATTTTTCTTATATTAGTCCTAATAGCCTCCTTTTCTCAACAATAGCCTTTGTGTTTAGTTTTTTTGGCCTCTACTATCTCAGTCACTCCAGTATGAAAACGGCTCCCTTGCTACTTTTATCTGCCTTGGCTTTGATTGAAAGCATGACCAATACCGCTTTAACCTTAAATTCTATTTCTTACCTGAACTATGATAGCTACGCCCAGTATTTAGAAGTCAGCCAACCGCTTTTAGCTCGTTTGCAGGATGATTCCGGCGAAGATTTCTACCGCATTGCTAAGACCTTTCAACGGACTAAAAATGACCCCATGCAATTGTCCTACTATGGATTAGACCATTTTAATTCAACCATTGAAAGATCGACCACCGAGCTTTTTAAAGCTTTGGGCCAACCGACAACCACTGGTTCAGTCAATTACTCGAATGGCAGCTTGGTAACGGATAGCCTCTTTAATGTCAGGTATCTGATTAATAGTCAAGTCCAAAGCCAAAAAGAAGTGGAAGATAAGGCCTATGAGCGCCGCTTAGTTAGCCACCGCCCCGATTTCAACCATTATCCTTTAGTTGACCAGGTCCAAGGTTTTTCTGCTTTTAAGAACCCCTACGCCCTGTCGCTCGGCTTTCTGGTCAATGAAGCGATCAGTCAGATGGACTTAGTCCCTGACCAACCGATCGATAACCAAGACAAACTCTTGGCCTATCTCAATGATCAAGACGATCGAGCGACTAAGGACAGCTCTCTGGATTTCTTCCAGGTCAGAGACTTTAAGCGAATGGATTTAACTAACCTAGAAAGTGATGAACCCAGTCGGATTAATACCAGCTACCATAAGAAGGACCTAGAGAGTAAAAGTTTTATCGACTTTACCCTAAAAATTGATAGCAAGCACGCCTACTACCTGACTGTACCAGGGGATTTATCGGAGGACGATGTGACATATTACTTAGATGGCAAAAAGCTAAACTATGATAAAAGTTACAATTCTACCCAAGTCTTTAATATCGCCAACCAATCCAGCCCAGGAGAAAGGATTTTTACCATCGAGGTAAAAGCGGATAGTATCAACCTTTCCCAGCTCAACCTCTATTCTTTAGCTAACCAAACTTTCGATCAGGTGATGAGTAACGTGGCGGATCAAAAACTTCATATTAGCCGCTTCGCTGATAACCACATCAAAGGACGCTTTGAAGGCAAAACACATGACCAAGCTCTCCTCCTTACCATCCCCTATAATGAAGGCTGGCGGGCCCAGGTCAACGGTAAAAAAGTCAATTTGGAACCAGTTTTAGACCGGAGTATGATGGTCATTAAAGAAATCCCCCAAGGAGAAAATCAACTAGAACTCCGTTTTTGTCCTCAAGGATTAACCTTAGGTATAGTTATTTCCCTATCCCATGTCCTTGTTCTGTGCATGCTTTACCGAATCAAACGGAAATAG
- a CDS encoding penicillin-binding transpeptidase domain-containing protein, which yields MALNDDKKKKVGEGMSHDFDKSAKRKGREKQAQVNSKTLRRKSPHWHNYLNRLNILLYIVFILFALLIFRLGYLQVVNGQAFQELVHMTEKNMSEESVPRGYIVDRNHKMLVDNEGLQAINYTRGPNVTGEDMAKTARKLASFIHLDTGEVTERDRKDYWIASNQDRLNERMSEEDLRLRDSELYEKQLSYVSEEDINFSGDDLEAVLIYKRMNGAYALTPTLIKNKDVSNEEIALVSEHSNEMPGVNTTMDWRREYPQKDLLRSVIGSVTSEEEGLPSDKAEYYLAQGYARNDRVGKSYLEAMHEDTLHGAKTKYETEINQRGEVVRTDKAYPGSMGNTVQLTIDTDFQKKIEEILEGYLHGSSTGKNNSIYVVASDPNNGEILAMAGKYRNEHGEIIDDALGTINSSFTMGSTVKGATVGAGYHYGVLKPGQENIFIDQPLYFTGTPRKASWWAAHNTSPVPINDVMALARSSNVYMIRTAMAIGGLPNYEAGMSLAGLDPETGNKLRNFYHQFGLGSSTGIDLQNEVTGLEGEGGNPGNYIDLAFGQYDTYTPMQLNQYVATIANGGKRYASHVLKQVLRENGEHESDTPQVVYQNQPKLLNAVQLSPEALGRIQQGFWSAANHPQGLSYNEFRGFPVTIAAKTGTAETGTEGIINSTFVSYAPYEQPKIALSVVIPEISASAYDKTAEVVGHKVLDAYYHKK from the coding sequence TTGGCACTTAATGATGATAAGAAAAAGAAAGTAGGTGAAGGCATGTCGCATGACTTTGATAAGTCAGCTAAGCGCAAGGGGAGAGAAAAACAAGCCCAGGTTAATTCCAAAACTTTACGGCGGAAATCGCCCCATTGGCACAATTACCTGAATCGGCTAAACATTTTACTTTATATTGTATTTATTTTATTTGCTCTACTTATCTTCCGCTTAGGCTACTTACAGGTTGTTAATGGTCAAGCCTTCCAAGAACTGGTCCATATGACTGAAAAGAATATGTCTGAAGAAAGTGTTCCTAGAGGTTATATTGTGGACCGTAACCATAAGATGTTGGTGGATAACGAGGGACTCCAAGCCATTAATTACACTCGAGGCCCCAATGTCACGGGGGAAGACATGGCCAAGACTGCCCGAAAATTAGCCAGTTTTATTCATTTGGATACTGGGGAAGTCACAGAACGAGACCGAAAGGATTATTGGATTGCCAGCAACCAAGACCGCTTAAATGAGCGGATGTCAGAAGAAGACTTGCGGTTAAGGGATAGTGAACTTTATGAAAAGCAATTATCCTACGTCTCTGAAGAGGATATCAATTTTTCTGGAGATGATCTCGAAGCGGTTCTGATTTATAAGCGCATGAATGGGGCCTACGCCCTCACACCAACCTTGATTAAAAACAAGGATGTCAGCAATGAAGAAATTGCCCTGGTCAGCGAGCATAGTAATGAAATGCCTGGGGTCAATACCACCATGGATTGGCGCAGAGAATATCCACAAAAAGATTTACTCCGTTCAGTAATCGGTAGCGTGACTTCTGAAGAAGAAGGACTGCCGAGTGATAAGGCTGAATACTACCTGGCCCAAGGTTATGCCCGCAATGACCGGGTTGGTAAGTCTTACCTGGAAGCCATGCATGAAGATACCCTGCACGGCGCCAAGACCAAGTACGAAACTGAAATTAACCAAAGGGGCGAGGTCGTTAGAACCGACAAGGCTTATCCTGGCTCCATGGGAAACACTGTTCAATTAACTATTGATACAGATTTCCAAAAGAAAATTGAAGAAATTTTGGAAGGCTACCTGCACGGGTCAAGTACCGGTAAAAATAATTCCATCTATGTGGTAGCCAGTGACCCTAATAACGGGGAGATCCTGGCCATGGCTGGTAAATACCGCAATGAACATGGCGAAATCATTGACGATGCCCTGGGAACCATTAATTCATCCTTTACCATGGGATCTACAGTCAAAGGGGCCACAGTTGGGGCCGGTTACCATTATGGCGTCTTAAAACCGGGTCAAGAAAATATCTTTATTGACCAACCGCTTTACTTTACTGGGACACCAAGGAAGGCTTCCTGGTGGGCAGCCCACAATACTAGCCCCGTTCCTATTAATGATGTCATGGCTCTGGCAAGGTCTTCCAATGTCTATATGATTCGGACTGCCATGGCGATTGGTGGCCTGCCCAACTATGAAGCAGGGATGTCCCTGGCTGGTTTAGATCCAGAAACGGGTAATAAGTTGCGTAATTTTTACCATCAATTTGGTTTAGGAAGCTCGACCGGCATTGACCTACAAAATGAGGTGACTGGTCTGGAAGGTGAAGGGGGGAACCCTGGTAACTATATTGACTTGGCTTTTGGTCAATATGATACCTATACGCCCATGCAATTGAACCAATATGTCGCAACTATCGCTAACGGTGGTAAACGCTATGCCAGCCATGTGCTTAAACAAGTGCTCAGAGAAAATGGTGAGCATGAGTCTGACACCCCTCAAGTGGTTTATCAAAACCAACCTAAATTGTTGAATGCCGTACAATTAAGTCCAGAAGCACTGGGACGGATTCAACAAGGTTTCTGGTCAGCAGCCAACCATCCGCAAGGCCTCTCATATAATGAATTTAGAGGCTTCCCGGTGACTATTGCTGCTAAAACTGGTACGGCGGAAACAGGGACCGAAGGGATAATTAACTCGACCTTTGTTTCTTACGCACCTTACGAACAACCTAAGATTGCCTTATCGGTAGTCATTCCTGAAATCAGTGCCTCGGCTTATGATAAAACAGCAGAAGTTGTTGGACACAAGGTCTTGGATGCCTATTACCATAAAAAATAA
- the rpmG gene encoding 50S ribosomal protein L33 yields the protein MRINILLENTELKGERIYLTEKNRRNNPDRIELKKYSPKLRKVCLFREVKK from the coding sequence ATGCGTATTAACATTCTTTTAGAAAATACGGAACTTAAGGGCGAACGCATTTACTTAACAGAAAAAAATCGTCGTAACAACCCTGACCGTATTGAATTAAAAAAATATAGTCCAAAATTACGTAAAGTATGCTTATTTAGAGAAGTTAAAAAATAG
- a CDS encoding LuxE/PaaK family acyltransferase, with amino-acid sequence MKKIIKHFIEHPEEKENFNDVALLLFEYLYKHNQDYQQFCQRRAVGIRQVGHWKDIPAVSTDAFKNAFLSATPHEQCSRIFMTSGTTTGVSGKHYHKDLEIYDLSALLGFKQYVTDQCLPTAILFPNEKEMPNSSLAHYLEILKANGQPDSMHFITEKGLEVAALKEWLIAHQKQPVIILGASYSFVHLFEALSQGEVLPIHPDSLLFDTGGFKNFSKVYQLDTFYQKLLSVFPVRTNPVNMYGMTELSTEYYTQFAFDKLLLKRGPHWIKYKIIDPATGVEVEQGKPGLLVHIDLANINSVPAIQTGDLAIDHGEGFELLGRVKNGEPKGCSIAAKDWLEGHHD; translated from the coding sequence ATGAAAAAGATTATTAAACATTTTATAGAGCATCCCGAAGAAAAAGAAAATTTTAATGATGTGGCTCTACTTTTATTTGAATATTTATATAAACATAATCAAGATTATCAGCAATTCTGTCAAAGAAGAGCTGTAGGGATAAGACAAGTAGGTCATTGGAAGGACATCCCGGCAGTGTCAACCGATGCCTTTAAAAATGCATTTTTGAGTGCAACACCACATGAACAATGTTCGCGTATATTTATGACAAGCGGGACGACGACGGGAGTCAGTGGAAAACACTATCATAAAGATCTAGAAATTTATGATTTGTCTGCCTTGTTAGGTTTTAAGCAGTATGTCACTGATCAATGTTTACCTACGGCAATTCTTTTTCCAAATGAAAAAGAGATGCCTAACTCTTCACTGGCTCACTATTTAGAAATATTGAAGGCTAATGGTCAGCCGGATTCCATGCATTTTATCACTGAGAAAGGCCTAGAAGTCGCTGCTTTAAAAGAATGGCTAATAGCGCATCAAAAGCAACCAGTAATTATTTTAGGAGCTAGTTATAGCTTTGTACACTTATTTGAAGCCTTAAGCCAAGGAGAAGTGCTTCCGATCCATCCAGATAGTCTATTATTTGATACTGGTGGCTTCAAAAATTTTTCTAAGGTTTATCAGCTAGATACTTTTTATCAAAAGCTGCTTTCGGTTTTCCCGGTAAGAACAAATCCAGTGAATATGTATGGTATGACAGAATTATCCACAGAATATTATACCCAGTTTGCTTTTGACAAATTGTTATTAAAACGAGGGCCGCATTGGATAAAATACAAAATCATCGATCCCGCGACGGGTGTAGAGGTTGAACAGGGGAAACCAGGTTTACTCGTTCATATTGATTTAGCAAATATTAATTCTGTCCCTGCTATTCAAACAGGAGACTTAGCAATTGACCATGGAGAAGGTTTTGAATTATTGGGGCGAGTAAAAAATGGAGAGCCTAAGGGCTGCTCTATAGCAGCTAAAGATTGGTTAGAGGGTCACCATGATTAA
- a CDS encoding acyl-CoA reductase, translating to MININCGYLPPIVDDLAIENRELIFDSIRIQVPAPNVEQLKIMIERMKNDTSEISLTETIAAIDKATICLLDRQNSLRKKYEKILPIITGYDSEILRLALTKFLLNFRQHELRRWVAENFENPNILEEFVPRIHGGYSRAFAPQMCAHIWAGNVPALPLWSLVANLLVKGKLIGKVSSSEPSFIGLFCQLLIRIEPKLANKLAIVSWQGGDKEREQTLIDASDCVLAYGNNQTMAAIQAKLSPTSHFIAFGNKLSFGLIHHQLLNAEKVNHLVHEAAKAVVYYDQQGCYSPQIYFVEGGGQVSPREFALMLAGELRAYENRYPLRKLSLEEAYLRSQWREEIEWQGGCEFFPAHPENWLVTYSQALTFRPSPLSRVIQVIAVDQWEDIDDLLVNKLSILQSVGVAAPTESLFKIANHWGKIGVTRVTSLSAMMQVHSAWNSDGYSLLRELVRIVDIDSASLRDSERWNSYRD from the coding sequence ATGATTAACATAAACTGTGGCTATTTGCCACCTATAGTAGATGATCTTGCTATTGAAAACCGTGAACTTATATTTGATTCAATACGGATTCAAGTCCCAGCGCCTAATGTTGAACAGTTAAAAATAATGATAGAACGCATGAAAAATGATACTTCTGAAATCAGTTTAACAGAAACCATAGCAGCTATCGATAAGGCGACCATTTGTTTATTAGATCGCCAGAATTCTCTTAGAAAGAAATATGAAAAAATACTTCCTATTATTACCGGCTATGATTCAGAAATTCTACGCTTAGCTTTGACTAAATTTTTATTGAATTTTAGGCAACATGAGCTAAGGCGCTGGGTCGCTGAAAATTTTGAAAATCCTAATATTTTAGAAGAATTTGTGCCCAGAATACATGGGGGATATAGTCGCGCTTTTGCCCCACAAATGTGTGCGCATATATGGGCAGGAAATGTGCCTGCTTTACCCTTATGGAGTTTAGTGGCTAATTTATTAGTGAAAGGGAAGCTAATTGGAAAAGTATCTTCTAGTGAACCGAGTTTCATTGGCTTATTTTGTCAATTACTGATTCGAATTGAGCCTAAATTGGCTAATAAATTAGCAATCGTTTCCTGGCAGGGAGGAGATAAGGAGCGTGAGCAAACCCTGATTGACGCTTCTGATTGTGTCCTTGCTTATGGAAATAATCAAACCATGGCAGCTATTCAAGCAAAGCTGTCACCAACAAGTCATTTCATAGCTTTTGGCAATAAATTGAGTTTTGGCCTTATTCATCATCAATTATTAAATGCTGAAAAGGTAAATCATCTCGTTCATGAAGCAGCTAAAGCAGTCGTTTATTATGATCAACAAGGATGCTACTCCCCTCAAATTTATTTTGTGGAAGGAGGAGGTCAAGTTTCTCCCAGGGAATTTGCTCTCATGTTAGCAGGAGAATTAAGAGCTTATGAAAATCGTTATCCACTCAGAAAGTTATCGCTAGAAGAAGCTTACTTACGATCTCAGTGGCGCGAAGAAATTGAATGGCAGGGAGGGTGTGAGTTCTTCCCAGCTCATCCTGAGAACTGGTTAGTGACTTATAGCCAAGCATTGACTTTCAGGCCTTCCCCTTTGTCTCGCGTGATACAAGTAATTGCTGTAGACCAATGGGAGGATATTGATGATTTACTAGTTAATAAATTATCCATTTTACAGAGCGTAGGGGTAGCAGCTCCTACAGAGAGTTTATTTAAAATAGCTAACCATTGGGGAAAAATAGGGGTTACTCGTGTAACGAGTCTATCTGCGATGATGCAAGTGCACTCAGCTTGGAATTCTGATGGTTATTCCCTACTAAGAGAATTAGTTCGAATAGTAGATATTGACTCTGCTTCTCTTAGAGATTCTGAACGCTGGAATTCCTATAGAGATTAG